A genomic window from Bdellovibrio sp. SKB1291214 includes:
- a CDS encoding PhoH family protein translates to MSKAKRRKVVVDTNVILFDSQAIMRFGEADVHIPISVIEEVDRFKRDQGENGRNARQFSRFIDVLRGKGSLASGVQIENTEVMVYINTDYMLAGMPAEMDAQKADNRILNTALALQKQHPRYKVELITKDINLRIKADVYGVIATDYDANDINRDDLYEGYQELSITPAQIDSFYKEKRFETDVKLYANQYVIMKDASNPNHSAIGRYSLEAKAVVPLVQAADSIWGIHARNVEQAFALDCLLNDEIMFVSLVGKAGTGKTLMAIAAGLHKTLDQGQFQRLLVSRPIFPMGRDIGYLPGDIEQKLNPWMQPIFDNVEFLMGADKKAAGRAQELINQGMLNIEPLTYIRGRSIPKQYLIVDEAQNLTPHEIKTIVTRAGQGTKVVLTGDVYQIDNPYVDSANSGLTYAVERFKGHAIAAHVTLTKGERSPLAELAANIL, encoded by the coding sequence TTGAGCAAAGCTAAACGCAGAAAAGTAGTCGTCGATACCAACGTGATCCTGTTCGATTCCCAGGCGATCATGCGCTTCGGTGAGGCCGACGTTCACATTCCTATCTCCGTTATCGAAGAAGTTGACAGATTTAAAAGAGATCAAGGTGAAAACGGTCGAAATGCTCGTCAGTTCAGTCGCTTTATCGACGTACTTCGTGGCAAAGGCTCGTTGGCAAGCGGTGTTCAAATTGAAAACACCGAAGTTATGGTTTACATCAATACGGACTACATGCTTGCAGGTATGCCGGCAGAGATGGACGCGCAAAAGGCTGACAACCGTATCTTGAATACGGCCCTAGCTCTTCAAAAACAACATCCGCGCTATAAAGTTGAGTTGATCACGAAAGACATCAATCTTCGTATCAAAGCAGACGTCTACGGTGTAATCGCAACGGACTATGATGCGAACGACATCAACCGTGACGATTTGTACGAAGGCTACCAAGAGCTCAGCATCACGCCAGCACAAATCGATTCTTTCTATAAAGAAAAACGTTTCGAAACAGACGTGAAATTGTATGCGAACCAATACGTGATCATGAAGGATGCATCGAATCCAAATCACTCTGCAATTGGTCGCTACAGCTTGGAAGCAAAAGCTGTTGTACCTTTGGTTCAAGCTGCTGATTCCATCTGGGGTATTCACGCGCGTAACGTTGAACAAGCGTTTGCATTGGATTGCTTGCTGAACGACGAAATCATGTTCGTATCCTTGGTTGGTAAAGCCGGTACGGGTAAAACTTTGATGGCGATCGCTGCTGGTTTGCATAAAACCTTGGATCAAGGCCAGTTCCAAAGATTGCTAGTTTCTCGTCCGATCTTCCCAATGGGGCGTGACATCGGTTACTTGCCGGGGGATATCGAGCAAAAGTTAAATCCTTGGATGCAACCCATTTTCGATAACGTTGAGTTTCTGATGGGTGCGGACAAAAAAGCAGCTGGTCGTGCTCAGGAATTGATCAATCAGGGGATGCTAAACATTGAACCGCTAACTTATATTCGCGGCCGCAGCATTCCGAAGCAATACCTGATCGTGGATGAAGCTCAAAACTTGACTCCGCACGAGATCAAGACAATTGTTACGCGTGCCGGTCAGGGGACAAAAGTTGTTTTGACTGGTGACGTTTATCAGATTGATAACCCTTACGTAGATTCTGCGAACAGCGGTCTAACGTACGCGGTTGAAAGATTTAAAGGCCATGCAATTGCGGCACACGTTACACTGACTAAAGGTGAACGTTCGCCACTTGCTGAGTTGGCAGCGAATATTT
- a CDS encoding PilZ domain-containing protein — protein sequence MGKVLDITQRLRTQNSLEIGHKGSKGEVLDMTEARQEMLSRERRDVKRTILTEFVGAFVVLPEQGLMKVALYDISENGLAFDMDLQEGSFQLDEEVAMRVYLNHSTYFPFTINVSNVRVIEDEGTVRHGANFVKGTLNDVALHHFVKFIENVSASLKTDSGDVQVSNIS from the coding sequence ATGGGGAAAGTTTTAGACATCACACAACGCCTAAGAACTCAGAATTCTTTGGAAATTGGTCATAAAGGCAGCAAAGGCGAAGTCCTTGATATGACAGAAGCTCGCCAAGAAATGCTAAGCCGTGAGCGTCGTGATGTGAAGCGCACCATTTTGACAGAGTTCGTGGGCGCCTTCGTAGTGCTTCCTGAGCAAGGTTTAATGAAAGTCGCTTTGTACGACATTTCTGAAAATGGTTTGGCTTTCGATATGGATCTACAAGAAGGTTCATTCCAATTGGACGAAGAAGTAGCGATGCGTGTTTACTTGAATCACTCAACTTACTTCCCATTTACGATCAACGTTTCTAACGTTCGCGTGATCGAAGATGAAGGGACTGTTCGTCACGGTGCTAATTTCGTGAAAGGCACTTTGAATGATGTAGCGCTTCATCATTTTGTAAAGTTCATCGAAAACGTCAGCGCGTCTTTGAAAACAGACTCGGGCGACGTGCAAGTTTCTAATATTTCTTAG
- a CDS encoding cell envelope integrity protein TolA, translated as MKRIHAFIFVTMAISLLLHLGLITGVIVFGPLFETPKAETIEVALDTPPTSAPAKNSTKNEQQIVRQALAPDKLKVQEDETLARFLSEQRQRVKQETQAADSGMTENRTNTSTLPKKSAEKPAKQAQQKVDIDKTQPDKDGYRTVDITKDLAEMNALNHGQSTVGESLPTDVKIGSFTALNTDRYLFYSFYARIEELVRYRWETRVQTAINGMDPAMAMNLSRRNWNTQVEFLLDKRGFLQKAMILKESGVKGFDAAAVNAFKEARVFPNPPQEMVEEDGFIHLKFTFTVNYVPPTLVNSR; from the coding sequence ATGAAGAGGATTCACGCCTTTATATTCGTAACCATGGCGATCAGCTTGCTGCTGCATCTGGGCCTTATCACTGGCGTGATAGTGTTCGGCCCCCTATTCGAAACTCCGAAGGCTGAAACCATCGAAGTAGCTTTAGATACGCCTCCAACTTCTGCTCCAGCAAAAAACTCGACAAAAAACGAACAGCAAATCGTTCGCCAGGCCCTAGCACCTGATAAACTGAAAGTTCAGGAAGACGAAACTTTGGCCCGCTTTCTTTCTGAGCAACGCCAGCGTGTAAAACAAGAAACTCAAGCTGCCGACAGCGGGATGACTGAAAACCGCACGAATACTTCGACTCTTCCAAAAAAATCTGCAGAAAAGCCTGCTAAGCAAGCTCAGCAAAAAGTGGACATCGATAAGACACAGCCTGATAAAGACGGCTATCGTACCGTGGATATCACGAAAGATCTGGCAGAAATGAATGCGTTGAACCACGGGCAATCAACCGTAGGTGAGTCATTACCGACGGACGTAAAGATCGGCTCCTTCACAGCGCTGAATACAGATCGCTATTTATTCTATTCATTCTATGCCCGCATTGAAGAGTTGGTTCGCTATCGGTGGGAAACCCGTGTGCAGACGGCCATCAATGGGATGGACCCTGCGATGGCAATGAACTTAAGCCGACGCAATTGGAACACCCAGGTAGAGTTTCTGTTAGACAAACGTGGCTTCTTACAAAAGGCGATGATCTTGAAAGAGTCTGGTGTGAAAGGCTTTGATGCTGCCGCCGTGAATGCTTTCAAAGAAGCGCGCGTCTTTCCAAACCCGCCGCAAGAAATGGTCGAAGAAGATGGCTTCATTCACTTGAAATTTACTTTCACAGTGAACTACGTGCCACCCACCCTCGTTAACTCTCGCTAA
- the msrB gene encoding peptide-methionine (R)-S-oxide reductase MsrB, with translation MSEKVLKCGLPEDEAELKKLLTPEQYRIMVENGTEPPFRNSFWNHTEPGIYVDAVSGKPLFSSEDKFESECGWPSFTKPIDPDAVVEKPDFSHGMIRTEVRAKESNGHLGHVFDDGPPPLGIRYCINSAALRFVPKK, from the coding sequence ATGAGTGAAAAAGTATTAAAGTGCGGATTACCTGAAGATGAAGCGGAACTGAAAAAATTGCTCACACCGGAGCAGTATCGGATCATGGTCGAGAACGGTACAGAGCCACCATTTCGCAATTCATTTTGGAATCACACCGAACCTGGAATTTATGTCGATGCCGTTTCTGGGAAGCCGTTGTTTTCCAGCGAGGATAAATTTGAGTCCGAGTGTGGGTGGCCCAGTTTCACCAAGCCCATCGATCCCGATGCAGTCGTTGAAAAACCTGATTTTTCTCACGGTATGATTCGCACCGAAGTGCGAGCTAAAGAATCCAACGGACATTTAGGTCATGTCTTTGATGATGGTCCGCCGCCGTTGGGAATTAGATACTGCATCAACTCTGCCGCACTTAGATTCGTTCCGAAAAAATAA
- a CDS encoding outer membrane beta-barrel protein gives MNRFLSISILIVMSLFSFSALAWNVELGAQYGHKTQTYDTNNYNESESITGSMSLYIWERIALELSYTDAQSIVVAKAYASDPKRTTIQKSQILGSDLILILADKKALFQPYVKGGMAQISRKQTIKIENQDTYENEPDSAIAPSYGVGLKIVLTESMGIKISYDAWETPIGGGSKTNDSAIRAGITWML, from the coding sequence ATGAATAGATTTTTATCCATATCCATTTTGATAGTGATGTCTTTGTTTTCTTTCTCTGCGTTAGCATGGAATGTCGAACTCGGTGCCCAATACGGACACAAGACACAAACCTACGATACGAACAACTACAACGAATCGGAATCGATCACGGGTTCCATGTCATTATATATCTGGGAACGAATTGCTCTGGAATTAAGCTATACAGATGCGCAGTCCATCGTAGTTGCCAAAGCCTATGCTTCCGACCCAAAGCGTACGACAATTCAGAAATCACAGATTCTTGGTTCTGATTTAATCTTGATTCTCGCGGATAAAAAAGCGTTATTCCAGCCCTACGTCAAAGGCGGAATGGCACAAATCAGTCGTAAGCAGACCATCAAAATTGAAAACCAAGATACTTATGAAAATGAACCGGATAGCGCCATCGCTCCTTCATATGGTGTCGGTTTAAAAATCGTCCTGACAGAATCTATGGGTATTAAAATCAGTTACGACGCCTGGGAAACTCCCATCGGTGGAGGCTCTAAAACCAACGACTCTGCGATTCGGGCCGGCATAACGTGGATGCTATAA
- a CDS encoding aminopeptidase, producing MKLLNSRIPIEEALKDPKIPDADKKKLELAQKARAFAENDLHLKPTQNYTSYVKLDRPYATYVVSAAYKWELKHYQWSYPILGKMPYKGYFNEQDAKAEAQEMQKEDLDTYMRGVTAYSTLGWFKDPLLSSMLSYKDYDLVNTIIHETVHATLYIKGNADFNESLASFLGNKGAEQYYLKEEGANSPTLAQIKKDNEDDKIFSKFISQELKELATWYKNLPTTERVEEKRMARIQAIQEKFKKEVLPTMHTKNYEKFTNAKLNNARLLVYKTYLQDLADFETLYQQSGKNFQIFIERCKALEGEKDPAKKLKELIGTKSENELSANNPSAETQQDQKKKESKIPTH from the coding sequence ATGAAACTCCTTAACTCTCGCATCCCCATCGAAGAAGCGTTGAAAGATCCAAAGATTCCCGATGCAGATAAAAAGAAATTAGAACTGGCACAAAAAGCCCGCGCCTTTGCTGAAAATGATCTGCATCTAAAACCTACACAAAACTACACGAGCTACGTAAAACTGGATCGTCCCTATGCAACCTATGTGGTGAGCGCTGCCTACAAATGGGAATTAAAACATTATCAGTGGTCTTATCCGATCTTAGGAAAAATGCCCTACAAAGGCTACTTCAACGAACAAGACGCCAAAGCTGAAGCGCAAGAAATGCAAAAAGAAGACTTAGACACTTACATGCGTGGAGTAACAGCGTACTCAACTCTGGGGTGGTTCAAGGATCCTTTGTTGAGTTCGATGTTAAGCTATAAAGACTATGATTTGGTAAACACCATCATCCACGAAACGGTGCATGCCACGCTTTACATCAAAGGTAACGCTGACTTTAACGAATCGTTAGCCAGCTTCCTTGGCAACAAGGGAGCCGAACAGTATTACCTAAAAGAAGAGGGAGCAAACTCCCCCACTCTGGCGCAAATCAAAAAAGACAACGAAGATGACAAGATTTTTTCAAAGTTTATCAGCCAAGAATTAAAAGAGTTAGCAACGTGGTATAAAAACCTTCCAACCACAGAACGTGTCGAAGAAAAAAGGATGGCCCGCATTCAGGCCATCCAGGAAAAATTTAAAAAAGAAGTGCTTCCAACAATGCACACCAAGAACTATGAAAAGTTCACCAACGCCAAACTCAACAACGCCCGACTGTTAGTGTATAAAACCTATCTCCAAGACCTAGCCGACTTCGAAACCTTGTACCAACAAAGCGGCAAGAACTTCCAAATCTTCATCGAAAGATGCAAAGCTTTAGAGGGAGAAAAAGACCCCGCAAAAAAACTGAAGGAACTCATTGGCACGAAATCAGAAAATGAACTCAGCGCCAATAATCCATCAGCAGAAACCCAACAGGACCAAAAGAAAAAAGAATCCAAAATCCCAACGCACTAA
- a CDS encoding RNA polymerase sigma factor codes for MQKDLIGLSDLELVEKVKSGDRRSFSELVKRHQRSVLRLSLRFMKDTDAAEDVTQEAFIKAYEKLNSFEGRASFKSWLFQIAVNTARNKLREFKRDTVDFEDANLAVDAEAENTLVHTAVADILQKEVEKLPMKQKTALVLRVYEDLSFNEIADIMECPYDTAKANYRHALLKLRQTFEEQGDLRSWSEEVGGFFQTYAEAEG; via the coding sequence ATGCAGAAAGATCTAATAGGGTTATCGGATCTTGAACTGGTTGAAAAAGTGAAGTCTGGAGACAGAAGATCTTTTTCCGAACTCGTGAAACGACATCAGAGAAGTGTACTGCGACTGAGTTTGAGATTCATGAAGGACACGGATGCCGCGGAGGATGTGACTCAAGAAGCTTTCATCAAAGCTTACGAGAAACTAAATTCCTTTGAGGGTCGTGCTTCTTTCAAGAGCTGGTTATTTCAGATCGCGGTAAATACTGCACGCAACAAATTGCGCGAATTCAAAAGAGACACTGTTGATTTTGAAGATGCGAATTTGGCAGTAGATGCGGAGGCTGAAAACACTCTCGTACACACGGCGGTTGCTGACATCCTTCAGAAAGAAGTAGAGAAGCTGCCGATGAAACAAAAGACAGCTTTGGTTCTGCGCGTGTATGAGGATCTTAGCTTTAATGAAATTGCTGATATTATGGAATGTCCATATGACACAGCGAAGGCGAATTACCGCCATGCCTTATTGAAATTACGTCAGACTTTTGAGGAACAAGGTGACCTTAGAAGCTGGAGTGAAGAAGTTGGTGGCTTCTTCCAAACATACGCTGAAGCGGAAGGATAA